The genome window AGTCAATACTTCCATGAAAAATTGCTTATCTTCTCCATACTTCATCTCAGGAAATTGAATTTGGTTCTGTTTTATAATGCTAGACTTCATTAATCTTGCCCTAGGTCCTAAATGATGAAAAATATGTGGGATACTCGCCGGGGGGATACTTCTTCTTTCTTTCCATGATTCGTGTTCGCCTACTATGGCATTTTTTTTAGACGTGACTTTAATTGTTTTTCCCACTATATAATCATCATCTGTTTCATTTAGTACACTATAGAGTTTTTCCAAGCCAGTCTTTTCAAACCAATCATCTGCATCTAAAAAAGTTAAGTAAGGGGCCGATGAAAGTTCAATGCCTAAATTTCTAGGATAGCCAGGTGTGCCTGTGTTTTTCGCTAGAAGAGCGAGTTTAATATTAGGATGCTCGTTAACAAATTTCTTCAAGATAGAACGAGTTTGATCTTTAGAGCCATCATCAATAAGTATATATTCAATCTGTGGCATAATGGATTGCTGTAAAACCGATTCAATCGTCTTCTGGATCGTTTTTTCATTGTTAAATACGGGGGTAATAACAGAAATAATCGGCTGTTCTAAATAGTTTGCACTCTGTAATAGTTCATATTTATATTTATTGTTTTTTCGAAGAGATGATATATTTTTCATTGCATTCCCTACCTTCATAATTAAAACTAAAAGAAAGTCCTTATAGCAATCATTATGAATCAACAAGCTACAAGGTATACTTCCATAAATAGAAAAAATAGTGCATACGTTATTGTTTTTTATCCTGTATAATATAGAGAGAGAAGAACAAGTAAGGAAATCTAGCTTTACATCAAGGAAAAATGAAAAGGCTTTCTTAATTAGCGGGTTTCAAAGAATGCCTGCTCTATAATTGATTTTTCTGGAAGAAAGCAATGTATAAGGAGGTTTATAGGTGACAACTATTAGTGATATCGCTAAACTTGCGGGCGTGGCCAAAAGTACTGTTTCTAGATATTTAAATGAAGGTTCTGTCAGTGAAGCCACGAAAAGAAAAATACAGCATATTATCAAAGAAACCGGCTATACGCCTAATGCATTTGCTCAAAGCTTAAAAGCAAAGAAGACAAATATTATTGGAACAATTGTGCCTCAATTAGATTCGTATGCTTTTTCACGGACTTTAATAGGAATAGATGAAGAGTTGAAGGCAAGGAATTATCAAATGTTAATTTCTCATTCAAATTTAGATTTGGAACGGGAAATAGAAAATATTCATTCTTTAGTAAGACAGAAGGTTGCTGGGATCATTTTATTAGCAACAGAAGTTACGAATCGCCATTTAATGATCATTAAACAACTAGGAATCCCTGTGCTTATTGTAGGGCAACAGCATGAGGAGATTCCAAGTTTAATTCATAATGATTATGAAGCAGCATATGAATTAGGGAAATATATACTTTCTCAAGGGCATAAAAGAATCGCCTTCCTTGGTCTCCAAGAAAAAAATGTTGCAATAGGAATTGATCGGAAAGAAGGGTTTAAGAAAAGTATCGAGGAAACAGCAAATATAGATGTCCAATTTTTTGAGGTGAAGATGGATCAAGAAACACAATCATTTTCCATTGTTTCTGAAATAATCGATCGATTTCACCCTAGCATCATTGTATGTGCTACAGATAATATTGCCATGGGAACAATGAAAGCAATCTATTCGAAGGGGATTTCTATTCCTTGCGATCTGTCCATAACCGGGTTTGGTGGGTATGAAATGACTGAGATGATATATCCAGGTTTAACCACTGCAAAGTTTTTTTATAAAGATGCTGGCAATCTAGCAGCCAGAAAGATGTTAAGTCTCATTAATGGTGATGATACTCCCATGAAAACAGTTTCTGGGTATGAAATTATTTACCGCGAAAGTGTTAGGCAAATGTAAGTTCAACTAAATGATATCAGCTAAAAGTGGATTTAGCCGATATCATTTATTCATATTTTTAGAAATAGCAGCAAGAAGGACAATAGGAACTTGACGAAATAAAAGGAAATAACTATAATTTGAGGTGAAACCGATTACCGCTAGTTAGTTTGGGGAAATAGAAAAATAGTGAATATCTGATAGGTTAATATTTAATCATCCAAGAAGAATAAGTATAAATCAACTGGTATAGACATCTAGATATATAGATACGCATATTTTTAAAAAAAGGAGCTTTTAGAATCATGATAACGGATGAACCAAAAGAATTAATATTAAAAAATGTATGTATTTACACAGAAACGGAAGTTAATCCAAATGGGTATGTAGTTGTGAAGGAAGGGAAAATTAATTCGATTGGGTTAATGGACTCCTTCCTTGAAAAAGAATGGGAAAATGCACATATACTAGATTTTCCAAAGGGTATGAATTTAATACCAGGGTTTATTGATATTCATATCCATGGAGCAAATAATGCTGACGCAATGGATGCGTCAC of Niallia circulans contains these proteins:
- a CDS encoding LacI family DNA-binding transcriptional regulator, translated to MTTISDIAKLAGVAKSTVSRYLNEGSVSEATKRKIQHIIKETGYTPNAFAQSLKAKKTNIIGTIVPQLDSYAFSRTLIGIDEELKARNYQMLISHSNLDLEREIENIHSLVRQKVAGIILLATEVTNRHLMIIKQLGIPVLIVGQQHEEIPSLIHNDYEAAYELGKYILSQGHKRIAFLGLQEKNVAIGIDRKEGFKKSIEETANIDVQFFEVKMDQETQSFSIVSEIIDRFHPSIIVCATDNIAMGTMKAIYSKGISIPCDLSITGFGGYEMTEMIYPGLTTAKFFYKDAGNLAARKMLSLINGDDTPMKTVSGYEIIYRESVRQM